The Rhodohalobacter sp. SW132 genome has a window encoding:
- the rpsJ gene encoding 30S ribosomal protein S10, producing the protein MATQQKIRIKLKSYDHNLIDKSAEKIIQTVKSTGAVVSGPIPLPTNKNIITVNRSVFVDKKSREQFEYRSHKRLIDILSTGSQTVDALMKLELPSGVDVEIKV; encoded by the coding sequence GTGGCTACACAACAAAAGATTCGAATAAAGCTGAAATCATACGATCATAATCTGATTGATAAATCAGCTGAAAAAATTATTCAGACTGTTAAATCAACGGGAGCAGTGGTATCAGGACCGATACCTCTGCCTACCAACAAAAACATCATTACTGTTAACCGATCTGTTTTCGTGGATAAAAAATCACGTGAGCAGTTTGAATACAGATCCCATAAGCGATTGATTGATATACTCTCTACAGGATCACAAACAGTTGATGCATTAATGAAGCTTGAGCTTCCATCCGGCGTGGATGTTGAAATAAAAGTGTAA